TAGTTATTCGCTAGTTAGTAGGCTAAGCATCCAATCTATTCTTCCTCCTTTTCACTATTCAACTAATGTTTGTAAAGGTATTACTACGACAAGAACATCATGAGCAAAGTGCACGGCAAACGCTATGCATACAAGTTCGATTTCCAAGGTCTGGCGGCAGCCACACAGCCGACGCCCACCGATCCGGCCTATAAATACCAATCGGACTTGTTCATGACGTCTTACCATGCCGCCGGATCCAAGTTCAATCTGGTCGGAGCTCATTCAGCCATGAGCTCGTCCCCAGGTatgaaaacaaatcaaaattatttatttcgaaacaaacaaaaaatgaacttcTACGTTTGGCTTGGATGGAATATTTGAATCtcaaaaataatgttttgtttttttccccactatttatttatttttgttcccATAGACGTGTGTTTTAACGTTGGGGCCATCTTTCCACCACCGTCGCCCTACTGGTCAACTAACCCCGGCGGCAATCTCAGCGCCGCTAACCTCTATTCCAATATGCCCATGAGCGCCGGCCACGCCCTGCAGCACCACCATCACCACCATCCGGGTCACGTCACTTCTCATCTCGGCTCCTATCCGCACTACGCTTGAAAGAaataagattaaaaaaaaacggttccagggcaaaaaaaaaataaaaaataaacgaactTGCATTTTTCACCTCTTTACATTCCTCGTCGGCCCTGTTGTCACATTTCGATGTTACATTTTCTGGTGGTGATGACGCTATTCTATTCGTTTCAATTGGTGTGATTGACTGAAGTCTGGtgtatttatatgttaaaacGGTGCATTTTTGGAGATCTGAATCGAATATTTTCACTAGCTGTCACTCTTTGTGTGCGTACATGCGTGTGTACATAGTCAATGGCGATTCCGAATTTGATGCCAACATGTTAGGCCTGtacctttttcttctccctGTTGGTTGGAAGCCGCTGCTTTCGATTTCTGTACGTTTCCTCCCCCCCGCTGTAAGGTTCGTCCTTGCCAGTGTAAATAGTTTGATCTCGACCTCATCGGTTCCCGACGGTTTTAACTTTGTTGATATACAATTCATGGTAAGACGCGCCGTAAAAGGATGTAATTGTTTTCACGTTCCAACTCTTTGAATTTAGTTCCCAAAGGAAGCCATTTGCGTCAGTAGCTGTGAAATATCCTTGCAAGTGTTTAAGACGATTGTGACTGAATCCATAAAACGAtgtattaattatttaaaaaacaaacaaaaaaactagtcGTAATGTTATCGGAAAACGTGAATATCTATTTAGGCCTATACCCCCGTACAACTTGTTTTATATTTTGCGATTCACGGAAGGATGATAATTGATATGAATTTCTGTATGTAACTCATTCGTTTTTGTGTGTACATCTgcaatgtttttgttttatcccCAGTCGTTCTTAAATATTTAGAGGGACCAGGAAGTTCGTTCCAATTTCCGAATCGGTTCCTTCACTATCTCTCTATCCCTCTGACTGTACTCTACGATCGTGACCACTCCCTTGATTAATCTAGtcccaatttttgtttcgtcaCGTCTTATATAAACCATTTCCAAAATGTGTCCCTTTTGTCATGTAACCGAAAGACATTAAAGCCCATCCCACCCCCCGCCcccctgtttgtttttcattgaattctctGCGTGGCTAGTCACATTTTCGTAGTAGAATTTTTCAGTAATACGTTTCTCATCTACTCCCCCTTCtatttaatttcattttggttTTCTAGCCTGATACGttattattaatattattatgtAATCAAGGCGATTTATTACACTACACACACAAGACAACCTAAAAAATGTAGTTCGTCCTGTACGCGGACACGGGGTAGGACGGTAAGAAAAAACCGCCTAGATGACTCGCTGATCGGTCGATTATGCAGGCACAATGGCCAAGGAATGAGAGCTGAGCTTAAGCTAGCAGTGCTCTGTTGCATTAAGTAACTTGATCCGTACTATCGTAACATAAATAGTTGTAAACTTCATGACCCGTGTAAAAGCGACCCGAGCCGCTGACAAGAAGTTAAACAGTAGTAGGAGCACAACGACATCTTgggatccttttttttttggtaggTTGCTCGTGGAGACTCGGCTTGTTCGTTCCATCTCGTTGAGTTTAGACCACCCCTCCCTCATGATCGTcttctttccccctttttagACATCAAAGTCTTTTATAttatgggggaaaaaaaaaggcacacCATACACCTCGCCCCCTTCTCATTCTCGGCGTGAACCCTTACTCCgcctccctctttttttctatttacagTCGACTGCTACCGAATGTTAACATATGCCTGAAATTTCATGGCATAAAAAAGATGGGGCCCATCACGAAGTCTAAGGCAGGCTATTACTGCCGATACTGATATAAAGAATCCTTTTCTAAACGATGGAACGACGATAGAAATTTTTGTATTGGACATCGGCACGCGTGCAATCGATTGTTCTCTGCCAAACACTTTTCTTGCCCTTGCTGCGATTTCGAAAGACTAAGTCGAAGGAGCAAAAAAAGGAGCTTTATGGTAACGTGGCAACATAAAGTCAATGCACAAGAAATACAATAATTATGGCTTGTGGGCTTCTCTCTAAGGAAGTCGATCGATACAAGTCAATTGATTAGAtacttttggttttctttctttattcgttttttaaagGGACAATTTTCCCTCCCTCAAGGTTTATAGTATGCCTAAGAGATGTCGCTAGATCACGAGTCATGATTGTGCGTTAATATGGCTAttgctagatggcgttgaccGTGGCAAAAACAATTCATAAagattcatttcattttttgcctgATTGGGCGCGTAAGAGGTTTGCTAGAGGACCGGAAGCACCGAAGCATGGCTTCCCCATCACCCAAGTCACCGGGCCAAATATcagacaaaagtaaaaaatatgaCCGGCAATTAAGGTATAATTTTGGAATTGACGTTTTGTGGGACgaacacattttttatttgtctcaTTGTCAGGCTTTGGGGGGACCATGGCCAAACTGCATTGGAGAGTGCAAATGTGTGTTTAATTAACGCAACCGCAACAGGGAcggaaattttaaaatctctTGTCTTGCCTGGAATTGGTTCTTTTACGATAGTAGATGGAGCTTTAGTTACTGGTGAAGATGCAGGGAACAAGTAAACCTTTTTGAGAAACACTATTTTTGTCACACACTAGCTGATATCCCTTTCCTGCAGTTTTTTTCTCGATCATTCAAAAATTGGGAAGCCTCGTGCCCATGTGGCAACTCAGTTATTGATGGAGCTCAACTCAGATGTAAAAGGCGACTACATAGAGGAAACCTGTGATCAACTTTTATCGAATAAtccagattttttttgttccttctCAGTCGTGATTGCCACAGGCCTCACCGAAAAGTATGTATAACACATCATATTTATGAGTAAGAAATTTCTTAAACATTGCTTCATTTTTCACAGGTCGTTGCATTCATTGTCGTCTAATTTGTGGCAAAACAATGTGCCACTTGTCGTATCTGTATCCTATGGGTTCATTGGCTCCATTCGTCTTCAAGTCAGCGAACTCTGCATCATTGAATCCCATCCAGATAATTTGCTGGAAGACCTAAGACTTGACAAGCCATTTCCTGGGTTGAAAGAATTTATGGACACAATCAAGCTACCAGAAATGAATCACAAGCAATTCAGTCACACACCTTATTTGGTGTTATTGTACAAAGCATTAGAAATTTGGAATGATAGGTATGGACCTAATCCACCATCaaattataaagaaaaagagattctCAGAAATATTATTAAAAATGGTtagtaaaatagaaaatactAAGCTTCCTTCTCTGTGCGTTGAATCAGTGAACTTTATGTTGATTTCAGAACTAGGATATGGTATcgtcgaagaagaagacagcAATTCGGGTGACGAGGAAAACGTGGCCGAAGCCATTAAAGCGGTCAACACAGCTCTAACGAAAACCCAAGTTCCATCTAACGTGCAAAAGATCTTGAATGACGACCAGTGTATTCgcctcaaagaaaaaaattccttCTGGATTATTGCTCGCGCCGTGAAAGAATTTGTTGAAAAGGAAGGAAACGGAGTACTTCCTCTACGCGGCTCTCTTCCCGACATGACCTCAGATTCGCAACGCTACATTGCTCTGCAGAATGTGTAAGAACGCAGTTCATAAAGActaaaagaaagtaaaaacgcaGTCTTTTCATGCCCATGACATTAATAATGGCTTTAGATATCGTGAGCAAGCATCTAAAGATGCTGAGCACGTGTGGCGTCACGTACAAACTATATTGAAGGAACGAGGTTGGGCTGGTGAATCAGTGATCGAGAATGACGTCAAACTCTTTTGCAGACATTCATCTGAATTACGAATGATACGAGGCAGTTGCTTGGCGGAAGAATTGGATGGCAAACAACTTCCTCCAGATGTAGATATCAGTAAGTGTTAGATAGATCACGTGTTAGATAGATCACGTCAGTTTCCTGTTAACTGTAAAATCGatattttgtttaaaacagACCAGCAGTTGGAGGAACCAGACAGCCCATGGCTTCACTATCTTCTGTTGAGAGCTGTGAACAAATTTCATACAGAAAATGGATCATTTCCTGGTTATTATGACGACAATGTCGAGACTGATATAGCTAAATTAAAGGTGAGGGATATTTGTGATAATGTTTGCGTCGACTTTATTGATCACGATTCGGCAATTCAGGGCTGTTTCTCTCGTCTTCTAAACGATTTGGGTTGCCAAGGCGGTAGTCTTTCCAAAGACGACAATCTTCATGAAATGTGTCGCTACGGTGCGGCCGAATTGCATGCCGTTGCGGCTTTTATTGGTAAGTCGCTTGTCAGACCCAAATACCAGCAATCGTCGTTTTCGATGCcctttgcctttttttgttcagGAAGCCGCAGGCGCTTCTCGTTTAACTTTTTGATGTCTTAACATTCTGTTATGTGTTATCGTGGTATTTTTCAGGTGGGTGTGCCGCCCAAGAAGTCATCAAGCTCATCACGAAGCAGTACGTTCCGCTGGATAACACTTTTATTTTCAACTCTGTAACTAGCACCACGGCAACGCTACGCTTATAAAAAGGAAAGCCTAAACcatcaacaaaaagaaagcggggaaaaagaaatgtatgccccgtttttttctctctctctccttaaTTACCAATAAATGGCCATGAGGATGTTCAGTAACCAATATCTCTGACTCTTGCCATTCATTAGATAAAACCCTTTTGTAAGCGTTTGGGAAGGATCGTTAGTGACAGCCGGCCCTCCCAATCTTCCATCCATCGCCACGGGATGGTGCGATGTAATCCGTTTAAATAGTCGACGGACTTAGAGACAAGAGGATCCATATTGGGCTGTCCTGTCGGCTTTACAAATGAGCGACCGATGCAGTCATTAAAAGATCGAAACGAAAAGGGCGATCGGGCCGAAGAAGACATAGACGAAGCGACGACGTGTAAATCGGGGCCCGTGCGTGGGTTCCAGTGCGCTGGCGCAAGCGCCAACTGTTGGAAGCATCCAAGACAAACAAGCAAACTGAAAGTACACACCCCAGATGAGGGCGGCCGACGTGTATTACCCGGGTCATTCTTATCCTCTGGCCGGTTATTTGGTGAGCTCCTGCTTAAAGGGAAAGAACCATATCGAGTTTGATGAGATCTAGCCGTGCACGAATTGGCTACAGGGTTCGCGCTAAGGACAGCAGCAAAACAGATAACAAGGTGACGTCGTACATATCCAGTTTTGTTGCCGATCAATTGCTTTTTGAGAGTTTCGAGTGGGTGATCAATTTCCCTTGTTAGCAACAGAGCTCCGCGTTTAGCCTTCATCTTTTCGGTTCAAAATCTCCGTTAGCGGTTCACCATAATCCAATCAGGGGAAGACTTCTTGACATTTATGGTAAGTACGCATAGCATTTTAAGGTGCACATTTTAATGAGATGATGTGGTTGAAAAGGGAGAAATAGTGGCGGTGAACTGACGAAAGATCGTAAATGCGTTTCTAGCGTATCGATGAAACTCTGCCATTAGCATCAACCGATTCAGCCACAATCGTTTTTCAGGGTTTTATactcttgttttttgttgttttttttttttaaactttcttGAATATTTTCCTACTTCTACTCGCCTGTTTTCGTTCCCTCTTTGAGACCGTTTCCAATTAAGAGAAGTTTACTTGGTTGATTATTCATGATAGGAAAGGCTGGGAATAAGGTGATGGCCTGGCATTCACTTAAGTGCTGTCGTCAATGCATCTGTTGTCATGCGGGAAAAACTAGTTAACGTGAACGAACCACAAGAGTTTTAAGCGGCTTTGTCAAACGTTATTAGAATCTTGGCTTATTGTGTGGCATGTATATGCAACGCGCAccaacgaaaagaaagaaaaaaggtgtgaATTGATTGAGCGAAGCCTGTTGCTAAACAATCAACAAACCACGCACTCTCCAAGTAATTGCTGGCGGATTGAGGGGAAAAGAAACAGGACGGAAATCCGCGGAAAGACATGGAACCTAGGATACGCTTCGAGGTCGTCCTCGGTCACCTAAAGTAGATCACAACTTTGAAGGGAGATAATGCGAGATAGTTAGAAATGTAAAGCTgtgcgatttaaaaaaaaaaaaatcatattctTGTTCTCTTAAATGGCTTCAGCTTTTGTGGGGGTCTCCAGCCAACGAATGTTTTATTGCTATGGTTGCTGCAAttaaatttcgttttttttttcactttgaCTTCTTCAAAAAGTAACAAGTGAACGGGAAAAAGAATGGCATGAACATGAAGTGATGGTTTTGGAAAAATCAGTGGAGTGTAACGCAAGCAATAGAGCGAATGCTTTATTGTACTATTGACATTATACCTTCTTGGGCGTCCCTTGTTATTTACACTTCCTCGGTTAGTAACGAGTCGTTCGTGTTTGATTATTGAAAAGTGAATTTCCGTAGGAACCAACAGACGAAAGTTGATGGGTTGGGCTAAGTGTTTTTTTACGTAAACTTTCTTCCTGTTTTTCGTCTTCATTTCACTCGCTGGCTATAAAAGAATGTAATTGCATCTACAGCCTCTCAAAGAGTAATTCAAATTACGTTGCATACCCTGTGCGATTGAACGAAGACTCGGATGACCATACCACGTATATCGTAAAACAGCCCTCACAAGAAGTAAAAGACCCTGGTATACCAATGGAGATGAATCCCCCCCCTTCGTTCTTTTGTTATAATATAACGACCACGCGTAGAGTCGTCTACTTTGCCGGCGTTCAGTCTCGAGACAATCATCCGAAGCACAAATGTAGGCAGTAGCTGCAAACAACAACTCGTTCTCTTGTCCCTTTCCTATCAGCAGCACCCAGCTCAGCTGGGCTAGAAACGCGCAAGTGGTGGGTTGTATGGAACAAAAAGAGTAACAGACAGCTGCtatgtatatttttgtttttgtttttgttttggggggggggggtgaagGAGAATGTCAACGTCTTTTCGAACTTGTTgtcattttcaaattcaacAACAGACACATAGTTTATAGTCCAATCCTCTGATAAAGCTCGTCTTTTTTCTATACGTGTTTCAAACGCGGATCGATATCCTGGAAAAACTCGCCCGTACCCTGCGACATCTTTAATATTACCGagttttctattattttttttcgtcattTAATCCGAAAATCAATTTTCTTATTCCTTGGACTTGtgacatttctctttttttcgttttccatcaattatttttcgttttatttagGAAGTGGGATAAACATCAATCCCTAGATCCAGCAAAGAATGCCTATTGATTTCGGGAAGTGAATCAAAAACTACTGTATCGACGACGCgaaatacaaaagaaaaacgaaagacaACTTTGCGGCGCCAACCTAAATCTGCAGTGCTGTGGCGTGAATCATGGCTAACGTTGCACAACTGATACGTCGTCAGAGCAGTCGTGAGCTTCTCCGAGTACCTCTCGATCGTTTGGAGCTTCGCGAATTACAACATCGACTTCTACCGGCTCCTGGTGACCAAGCCACTGCCGGCCCAGCACTCTACGGAACGACTAACGCTGCCTTTGTTGAAGATGGCACGTCTCCGTCATCATCCGTCATCCAACAACAGGTAGGCAAATAATTCTCTTTTACTCATCAGAGGTTAAGTCACCATGTTTTGTTTATCTTGTTAACAATCATCAGTGTAATATGCGACGAGGCCGTTTAAATTGTTGGTCCAAGTTTTGGGACAGTTGCGCTACATCAAAGTTTGCTGATAAATTCGTCAAAATTGAGGGAAGCATATTGAATTCAGAGTTAAAAGAAAGGTAAATTCTTCTTCGCTGAATCCTTTCCTCGTGAGGAAAGATTCTGAAAATAGAGGAAGATGGAAGCGCAGCACATGTCCCTACGTTTGTTGACCCGTCCGTGGATTGATTGCGCAGGGAAGTAGAAGGATAAGACAGGTCGTAGATTGTGGGATGTGAGGTCTCGTTcgttccccctttttttttcaataacatGCGGTGCTCTTTAACTCTTTCTCCGCCTCTTTTTTCCAATCTCATTTCATTATATAATGTAATATTTTATGGTACACAGTAGGCCATATGCTTGTAGACATACCATATTAATAGTCTTCCGTCGTCATTCTCCTTTATTTGAATTATTAGATGATTGAATGACGTCAGTAAACGTGGTGATGGTTGATGGATCGAATCCCATTCTTTCTCGATCTTTTCCCAAAACGGGGAAAGCGCATCGTCATTTCGTTTGGCAGCCGCTTATCTGCCACGAGGGTGTAGGGGTTTGGCAAAGGTGAAGTTAGTTGGGCCTATATTGCATTCATGTTCTCCTCCTATTGTGCGGTTTTCGTTACATGTCATTGAAGAGATGAAGCGAATCACGTAGTTCAGCAACTGACCAACGCACAGGCACAAAGCTTTGCTCTATTGTGCAGGTTCTATCGTTACCACTTGATTATTGCAACTATGGTAACCAACCATGGGACGTAAACAACATCATGATGTCCACAACTTTCTTGATTTACTGGCCCGCTGGTAACTTAAATAATTGACCAACGTTTGAACGTGTAATCAAACAGAGTACATTTGTTACAAGTTGCTACGCTAACTCGAACGCcgagatttttctttttcaactgtGTATTGAGCGTTTAGTTTTAGAAAATTGATTATTGTCTAAACTTGGAGCGGAATAGACTGggggaaaaggaaaacgaaaCAAGCGTAAGGCGGAGTCGGCACTGAAGAGCAACGCGAACGAACCGCGCACGAAAATTCacgtaaaagaaaatggcgttGTCGTCACAGGTTCTTATCAGTCGAAAACAAGACCAGGCCGCAGGGATATTCTTGTTGTGCGTCTTTGCTGTTGACTGTTCTGGATGCGAGCCAAACAAAATATTGTAGAGATCTTACGTTTATTTAATTTCCCgctaaaaaaaggggaaaaggaATGCGACGATTTGAAAATCATCGAAGATTGATGCAACATTTTTGTCTCTTGTAACccacagaaaagaaagacaacaTCCATTTTCACGGCCAAAATTATGGCcttctctttcatttttattggcTTGTTGCATGAAAAATGGAGCAAGTGTTGGTGGTTGGCAATCTAAAACATATCGGTTGGCACCGACTCATCGACCGAAGCAAAATCGATCGATATAAAAGGCCAACTTTTTTCCTGTTTGTTCTACGTGACGTCTGCCCGTCTGATGACGTCCTGTAGAGGGGTCGATTTTTATTTCGATTCATAACTGTTATTCTTAATGTCTTCTCTCAATCATACACTGTGATAGTATCACCGTTCAAATGCAAATGAATTCCTCTCATTAGCTTAAATTGTGTGGCTCTTCATTCCAGtcttttcttcatcttttccCCTTTAACATATTCAACTACTTTTTTCCGTGTTTCAttcctttgttttcttgtgtCGAAAAAGACGGATAGAATAGAAACTCTTTCACGTTTAATGGAGATTAATAGTTGAATACTCCTAGGAGCACTCCCAGACCCGTGTTGAACAGCTTTCGGTTCCGTTTGGGGAGCCGATTCATTAGCAAGCAGACGGGCATCTATTAGACGAAAGACTAACAAACATTGCGCTGTTCAGCTCTTATCAAGAAAAGACTAGTCTGTTTGACGGCCCTGCCTGCGTCGGAATAATGATGGGCTGTTTCTGTCAAATTGGCCTTCTCGAACAATTTTCAGAAACGAAAGATAGCGCCCGTTGTTGATGGAAAGAAAGACGGCCTATTATTATAGTTTTGTCTAGTCAAATTTTCATGCAGCTGTGCACTACTGTGACTTTACTCGTGGTTATTTATAGTCTCTACAACATTTGTGTTGTACCAGCATTTAGGCTCAGGATCGAGTGGAACGTCTGGTGTCCCGTCATCAGCAGCCGCTCGGAATCGTTTGACTAGTTTGGATCGGATCGATGAAAAGGAAGAGCACAACAATGGAGCATCGTGTGGTGCCGGTATTATTACTACTTTGGATAAAGTCGATGCCACTGTAGGTCAGGATCCGCCCGGAGTCGATCCTTCGTCTGGCGATGAACGTGAAAATTGGGACAGCaaactttctttccttctggCTACCATCGGCTACGCTGTCGGTCTCGGAAATGTGTGGAGGTTCCCTTATTTGGCCCAGGTAGGATGACGATGATGTTGCACTAATGAACTTGCATTAATTAGCTAACATTCTATGCATATTTGAATAACCCGCACGCAGAAAAATGGCGGAGGTACGTTTATATTTCAATTTTAACGTCGTTCTTGTCTGCAACCAATCGATTtgacctttttaaaaattttatttttctttctggggCAGGTGCTTTCCTTATTCCGTACGCGATCATGTTGGCAGTGGAGGGAATGCCAATTGTATTCCTGGAACTTGCTATCGGTCAGCGTCTCCGCAAAGGAGCTATCGGTGTCTGGGCTCAGATTTCGCCATATCTGGGCGGGATCGGCATCGCTTCCACAGTTGTCTCGTTCAACGTAGCACTTTACTACAACACTATCATCGCTTGGTGTCTGTACTACCTCTTCCAGGTACGTCCTTTTGTCTTTTACATTTCCTTCACTTACGttcaactgtttttcttttctttatttatccGCAATGCGCTACAACTCACTTGTCTTGAaatgcatattttttttaaacaacaacaacagagtTTTCAATATCCATTGCCCTGGTCGGAATGCCCTAAAGAGTACTTTGAAAATGGATCGTACATCACCAACATGGAGTGTAAAAGAAGCAGCCCTACGCAGTACTTTTGGTATAGAGAAACGCTGGACATATCGCCTGATATCAACACACCTCAGAGTTTCAACTGGAAAATTACCTTGTGCCTATTTATCGCCTGGTTTTTAGCTTACCTGTGCATGGCAAAAGGTACTTTTTCAAAGCTTCACGCTATTGAAACAGCTATACGCTTTAATAAAACGTTGCGCTCGTCGTTTGTGCAGGAATCGCGTCTTCCGGAAAGGTGGTCTACATAACAGCCACGTTTCCGTACATCGTTTTAATCATCTTTTTTGTTCgaggtatttaaaaaatatttattttagtttGAACAAATGGAAAATTGAATGGTTAAACTAATTGTGTtgtgataacgaaggaatgaCGCTGCACGGCATGGCTGACGGATTGGCTCATCTCTTTACTCCAAAGGTACATCTTTAAACTTTGatggaagagaaaaatgatTGTGATCTACATGACGTATGGAAAAGGCTCTGTAATTTATTGTTAACCCACATTCCTTGATGGGCTAGGGAATTCCGGGCGAGTTTCCATCATGGAATCTCGTCCCTACAGCCCGATTTCCCATTAGTTTCTGCCTTTGTGAATGCCAATGTTAGCTTTCTCGTTGAAGATTGTACTAAATTCGGCATTATTGTCCGTTTCACTTAATTTACGCTACGCACAGTGGGAAAAACTGGCGGATCCAGTCGTCTGGCTTGAAGCTGGAACACAAATCTTCTTTTCGCTCGGTTTGGCTTTTGGCGGATTAATCGCCTTTTCGTCGTATAATCCAGTCAGCAATCATTGCTACCGCGACGCCATCCTCGTCTCGCTCACCAATTTCTTTACGTCTATGTTTGCAGCAGTTGTCATCTTTTCCGTCATCGGTACGTTTTCGCCGTTTGATTCAGATTTGGATATCGAGTGCATGTGAACCTCGCTTCTTTGTTCTTCACCTAACCGAGTTGATAAtgaaactttctttttttgggggggagggCAGGATTCAAAGCGCGGATGACGTACGAGAACTGCCTGGAGACTCAAAATCAAACATTAGGGCGTCTCTTCGATACGACCATCATTGGAGCGAACGAATTGGCTAGTGACACCGTGGGAGCCGACGGACGTCAATTAAGTCTAGTCCTACAGGAGATGCCCGTCTGCGACCTACAGCAAGAACTCGACAATGTATACACTTAATCAACTATAGGAAATTTAGATTCTTTGTGTCTGTTGGCTAATTTTTTGctcatttgtttctttgtttgttgacCCGATGGTGCGATGAACAGACGGCATCAGGCACGGGATTGGCTTTCATCATTTGCACAGAAGCCGTCAATCAGTTCCCGCTGGCTCCCCTCTGGTCGgtcctcttcttcttgatgCTGCTCACGCTCGGTATCGATTCGCAGTTTGGCACACTCGAAGGCGTCATCACGTCCATCGTTGACCTCAAAATCTTCCCACGTGTACGCAAAGAGATACTCACAGGTTAGTTAGTTTTTTTCCTAATTCGTTTGCTTGTCGTTTGTGTAATATGTGAAATATTGATTACGTGCTTGCTAGCATTTTTATGCTTAAAATTTATCGCCCGTAATTGTTGCACATCAATTTGACTAGTAATAATTTATACGTGACGTTAATAGTACATAATTATAGCGTGGCCCGCACCAATTGTTATTTGAATTGACTCTTTGTTTAATCAATACCACTTCCACGACCTTTGCTCATGGCCCGacgaaaacaattgaaaataaaaaactaaagcTTCGTTGTGCGGATTCTGCTGCATCCTGTCGATCATTTTCACGCACGGTGCCGGCAATTACATCTTCACCCTGTTCGACGACTTCAGCGGCAATGTTCCTTTGCTCATTATTGCATTTTTCGAGTGTATCGCCGTCTCTTATTTCTACGGTCTCAATCGGTAAGTCATAATTTTTGTGTTCACTTATATCTCGGAATTTAATGTAGTCATTGCTTTTGCATTTAGATTCGCAAACGATATTGAACTGATGACAGGGTCGCGTCCTGGTATCTACTGGATGATGTGCTGGAAGTATCTTTCCCCGCTAACGATGATGATCATCGTCATTGCCAGTTTTGCTAAAATCATCGTCGAAGGCAGCGGGTATCTGGCGTGGGTGGCTGAAACAGGAACCACCCGCCACCTAGAATGGCCTCCTTGGGCGCAAGTGCTCATTGCCATCTTGGTTTTAGTCTCTGCCCTTTGGATTCCTGGTATTGCAGTCGCTAGGTACGAT
This genomic interval from Daphnia magna isolate NIES linkage group LG8, ASM2063170v1.1, whole genome shotgun sequence contains the following:
- the LOC116929238 gene encoding NEDD8-activating enzyme E1 regulatory subunit gives rise to the protein MASPSPKSPGQISDKSKKYDRQLRLWGDHGQTALESANVCLINATATGTEILKSLVLPGIGSFTIVDGALVTGEDAGNNFFLDHSKIGKPRAHVATQLLMELNSDVKGDYIEETCDQLLSNNPDFFCSFSVVIATGLTEKSLHSLSSNLWQNNVPLVVSVSYGFIGSIRLQVSELCIIESHPDNLLEDLRLDKPFPGLKEFMDTIKLPEMNHKQFSHTPYLVLLYKALEIWNDRYGPNPPSNYKEKEILRNIIKNELGYGIVEEEDSNSGDEENVAEAIKAVNTALTKTQVPSNVQKILNDDQCIRLKEKNSFWIIARAVKEFVEKEGNGVLPLRGSLPDMTSDSQRYIALQNVYREQASKDAEHVWRHVQTILKERGWAGESVIENDVKLFCRHSSELRMIRGSCLAEELDGKQLPPDVDINQQLEEPDSPWLHYLLLRAVNKFHTENGSFPGYYDDNVETDIAKLKGCFSRLLNDLGCQGGSLSKDDNLHEMCRYGAAELHAVAAFIGGCAAQEVIKLITKQYVPLDNTFIFNSVTSTTATLRL
- the LOC116929237 gene encoding sodium- and chloride-dependent transporter XTRP3 yields the protein MANVAQLIRRQSSRELLRVPLDRLELRELQHRLLPAPGDQATAGPALYGTTNAAFVEDGTSPSSSVIQQQHLGSGSSGTSGVPSSAAARNRLTSLDRIDEKEEHNNGASCGAGIITTLDKVDATVGQDPPGVDPSSGDERENWDSKLSFLLATIGYAVGLGNVWRFPYLAQKNGGGAFLIPYAIMLAVEGMPIVFLELAIGQRLRKGAIGVWAQISPYLGGIGIASTVVSFNVALYYNTIIAWCLYYLFQSFQYPLPWSECPKEYFENGSYITNMECKRSSPTQYFWYRETLDISPDINTPQSFNWKITLCLFIAWFLAYLCMAKGIASSGKVVYITATFPYIVLIIFFVRGMTLHGMADGLAHLFTPKWEKLADPVVWLEAGTQIFFSLGLAFGGLIAFSSYNPVSNHCYRDAILVSLTNFFTSMFAAVVIFSVIGFKARMTYENCLETQNQTLGRLFDTTIIGANELASDTVGADGRQLSLVLQEMPVCDLQQELDNTASGTGLAFIICTEAVNQFPLAPLWSVLFFLMLLTLGIDSQFGTLEGVITSIVDLKIFPRVRKEILTASLCGFCCILSIIFTHGAGNYIFTLFDDFSGNVPLLIIAFFECIAVSYFYGLNRFANDIELMTGSRPGIYWMMCWKYLSPLTMMIIVIASFAKIIVEGSGYLAWVAETGTTRHLEWPPWAQVLIAILVLVSALWIPGIAVARMFGCQPLADEPPAWFPAKELREFRKLDVRHEPSTMEKFLFCIHEDGSEGLCCPTSSSSQSKANSP